Proteins from a single region of Paenibacillus sp. BIHB 4019:
- a CDS encoding AAA family ATPase produces the protein MNIAKLKAMNFRGIKECEIFLIGKTVLVGDNNIGKSTLLEAIDLVLGPERLARFPVIDEHDFYAGEYLNENNEAIEIFIEVVVIDLSEEQQRHFRNHLEWWDNNKKTLLESPPPEATDEKGVEAALRVCFRGKYDSDEDDFLGKTFFMSPLKEDSSFDIFGTKDKRQCGFLYLRTLRTGSRALSLERGSLLDIIIKLKEIQLPMWEEVLSQLRTISVAENPDLGVSDILQSVQSAVRSFVPSDWADKPHFRVSDLTRSNLRKILTVFMSTGALRQNGEEYAAPFQHQGTGTINTLVLSLLSMIAELKQNVIFAMEEPEIAIPPATQKRIIQSICSKSAQAIFTSHSPYVLEEFAPSEILVINRVNGKVEGIPAQYPPTIKPKKYRDEFRRRFCEALLTRRVLITEGRTEYDSFPAAARRLQELYPCKFKSLEELGFAIVNAEAESQVAPLGEYFRGLGKTTFAVFDKQNETSKAAIEKSVDHPFEAQEHGFEDVILNGSHESALRRYAMLLVKSDEWPSGLSVQKPSDDIEMTELKKSLRVFLGKSKASGVTADFLGQCSMEEMPDFIITTLQSIQALVERNIASDSEEGLEDEEATEDFFE, from the coding sequence ATGAATATTGCTAAGTTAAAAGCAATGAATTTTAGAGGCATAAAAGAATGTGAGATTTTTTTGATTGGTAAAACTGTACTCGTAGGAGATAACAATATTGGAAAATCAACATTGCTTGAAGCCATAGACCTTGTCCTTGGACCAGAACGACTTGCAAGGTTTCCCGTTATTGATGAACATGATTTTTATGCTGGTGAGTATCTGAATGAAAATAATGAAGCAATCGAAATTTTTATAGAGGTTGTTGTGATAGATTTAAGTGAAGAGCAGCAGAGACATTTTAGAAATCATCTTGAATGGTGGGACAATAATAAAAAAACATTGCTGGAAAGTCCCCCGCCAGAAGCTACAGATGAAAAAGGTGTAGAGGCTGCATTAAGAGTGTGCTTTAGAGGGAAATATGATAGTGACGAAGATGACTTTTTAGGGAAAACATTTTTCATGTCGCCTCTGAAAGAGGATAGTTCATTTGATATATTTGGAACCAAGGATAAGAGGCAGTGTGGTTTCTTATACTTAAGAACTCTTAGAACAGGATCACGAGCATTGAGTTTGGAGCGAGGATCGCTTTTAGATATCATAATCAAATTAAAAGAAATACAACTTCCTATGTGGGAAGAAGTATTATCGCAACTTCGGACTATATCTGTGGCCGAAAATCCTGATCTAGGAGTATCCGATATCCTGCAATCGGTTCAAAGCGCTGTTCGTTCATTTGTTCCATCTGATTGGGCCGACAAGCCACACTTCCGAGTTTCAGACTTAACGCGCTCAAATTTAAGAAAGATCCTTACTGTCTTTATGAGTACAGGGGCATTGCGTCAAAATGGCGAAGAGTATGCTGCTCCATTCCAACATCAAGGTACTGGTACTATAAACACATTAGTACTTTCACTATTATCTATGATTGCGGAGTTAAAACAAAATGTAATTTTCGCTATGGAAGAACCAGAAATAGCAATTCCACCTGCTACCCAAAAGAGGATAATTCAAAGCATCTGTTCTAAGTCGGCTCAGGCTATTTTTACATCACATTCACCATATGTTCTTGAGGAGTTCGCCCCGTCCGAAATTCTTGTTATAAATCGTGTGAATGGAAAAGTTGAAGGTATTCCTGCTCAGTATCCTCCAACCATTAAACCTAAAAAGTATAGGGATGAGTTCAGAAGAAGATTTTGTGAAGCCTTACTTACACGGAGGGTATTAATAACAGAAGGAAGAACTGAATATGACTCCTTCCCAGCAGCGGCAAGGCGGTTACAGGAGCTTTATCCTTGTAAATTTAAAAGTCTCGAGGAACTAGGGTTTGCAATAGTTAATGCCGAGGCAGAATCACAAGTAGCTCCACTTGGCGAGTATTTTCGCGGTTTAGGTAAAACCACGTTCGCAGTTTTTGATAAACAGAACGAAACTAGTAAAGCAGCAATTGAGAAATCCGTGGATCATCCATTCGAGGCGCAGGAACATGGGTTTGAAGATGTAATCCTAAATGGTTCCCACGAAAGTGCTCTTCGACGATATGCTATGCTACTTGTGAAATCGGATGAGTGGCCATCGGGACTAAGTGTTCAAAAACCATCTGACGATATTGAAATGACTGAGTTAAAAAAATCACTACGAGTATTTTTGGGAAAATCAAAGGCTTCAGGTGTTACGGCTGATTTTCTGGGTCAGTGTTCGATGGAAGAAATGCCGGATTTTATTATAACTACTCTGCAGTCTATTCAAGCTCTTGTGGAGAGGAATATTGCTTCTGATAGCGAGGAAGGGCTTGAGGATGAAGAAGCAACTGAAGATTTTTTTGAATAG
- a CDS encoding ATP-dependent helicase — MFDLSEEKKKLLKTDGNQLVLGGPGSGKTTIALLKAKDGIEFGNLKRGQKVLFLSFARATVSRIEEQVGQLITKSISSYLEVNTYHSFTWNILKSHGYLINSNLPIRLLTPPEAATKFANITGDKERNAEKLRLFEEEGVLHFDLFAKYTGDLLRRSNSLASIISDSYPLVILDEFQDTNSDEWGLIQVLGQWSTLIALADAEQRIYEFRGADPARIGQFISHFAPKQFDFGIENNRSKGTDIVQFGNDVLTGKNIGKSYKNVLSSYYPYRNGYGAHFDLKLAVFRTRKKMVDLGRKDWSIAVLVPSKKLMLEVSDFFDSAQSLPKNKTFSRIAHEVALETAGPSLAAVLLSELLELGSRKQMQATNLIKSICDHSRGRKGNEPPSKDILALTDALLEYIDTGKVLGSKRKAVIKECEDIAKKCNELDFSGNPIEDWMLVRKILKENDSDVLKQLVSDSKYLRLMNKGSELRSSLGNLWRSHGNYTGAVQAVKTSLLQEHFSSSSKVWRGIHVMTIHKSKGKEFDEVIIYEGRFHGKIGNRQDDKKRLDQARLNLRVAVTRAKENVTILTPENDICIFLKG; from the coding sequence ATGTTTGATCTTTCCGAAGAAAAGAAAAAATTATTGAAAACTGATGGAAACCAGCTAGTACTAGGGGGACCGGGATCTGGAAAGACAACAATAGCTTTGTTGAAAGCTAAAGATGGGATCGAGTTTGGTAATTTAAAACGAGGACAGAAAGTATTATTTTTGAGTTTTGCAAGGGCCACTGTATCGCGTATAGAGGAACAAGTTGGTCAGCTAATTACTAAATCAATTAGTAGTTATCTTGAAGTAAATACTTATCATAGCTTTACTTGGAATATATTAAAGAGTCATGGATACTTAATTAATTCTAATTTACCAATCAGATTGCTTACGCCACCTGAAGCTGCCACAAAGTTTGCAAATATAACAGGTGACAAAGAACGGAACGCGGAGAAATTAAGGTTATTTGAAGAAGAAGGAGTACTTCACTTTGATTTGTTTGCAAAATATACAGGTGATCTACTTCGGAGAAGTAACTCGCTTGCGAGTATAATCTCGGATTCATACCCACTTGTCATACTTGATGAATTTCAGGATACGAACTCTGATGAATGGGGGCTTATTCAAGTGCTGGGGCAATGGAGTACACTTATAGCCTTGGCTGATGCCGAACAACGTATTTATGAGTTCAGAGGAGCTGACCCAGCAAGAATAGGCCAGTTTATATCACACTTTGCTCCAAAGCAATTTGATTTTGGTATAGAAAATAATCGCAGCAAGGGAACAGATATTGTCCAATTCGGAAATGATGTGTTGACTGGAAAGAATATAGGGAAGAGTTATAAAAATGTACTTAGTTCTTATTATCCCTATAGGAATGGATATGGAGCTCACTTCGATTTGAAACTTGCTGTATTTCGTACTCGTAAAAAAATGGTTGATTTAGGTAGAAAAGATTGGTCCATCGCAGTTCTAGTTCCATCAAAGAAATTGATGTTGGAAGTATCGGATTTTTTTGATTCAGCACAATCGCTTCCAAAGAACAAAACTTTTTCGCGAATTGCTCATGAGGTAGCACTTGAAACTGCAGGCCCATCTTTAGCTGCTGTTTTGCTTTCTGAATTATTGGAATTAGGTTCACGAAAACAAATGCAAGCAACGAATCTTATAAAAAGTATTTGTGATCATTCTCGTGGGAGAAAAGGGAATGAGCCCCCGAGTAAAGATATTCTAGCTCTGACTGATGCGCTATTGGAATATATAGATACTGGAAAGGTTTTAGGTTCGAAAAGAAAAGCAGTTATTAAGGAATGCGAAGATATAGCAAAGAAGTGTAATGAACTCGATTTTTCAGGAAATCCTATTGAAGATTGGATGCTTGTTAGAAAAATTCTGAAAGAAAATGACTCCGATGTATTAAAGCAGCTCGTTTCGGATTCGAAATATTTACGTTTAATGAATAAAGGATCTGAATTAAGATCAAGTCTCGGCAATCTATGGAGAAGCCATGGAAATTATACAGGGGCGGTTCAGGCTGTTAAAACTTCACTTTTACAGGAGCATTTTTCTTCGTCAAGTAAAGTGTGGAGAGGTATTCATGTTATGACTATTCATAAATCTAAAGGAAAGGAGTTTGACGAGGTTATTATATATGAAGGCCGATTTCACGGCAAAATTGGTAATAGGCAGGATGACAAAAAAAGGCTAGATCAAGCTCGCTTAAATCTTCGTGTCGCAGTCACAAGGGCGAAGGAAAATGTGACCATATTAACACCAGAAAATGATATTTGTATATTCTTGAAAGGGTGA
- a CDS encoding phospholipase D-like domain-containing protein, whose product MRIRCKDADIILSKNEQAYQTIIKNMKRDSHLYISTFNFNMPDEFDELLIKKIEYVNDLKVIFNVYHFDGNVDKKTNQLLTKSLKKNPFVQFFYDNSNHSKIVSNGKLMYIGSSNVTLNAKNNFEAGVIIDDIEAIKQVEYEVFDLAYLRCTSIFTEPVFPIIIPFLMISQECDKAFNYMEYLIDCFKSSSLISEDDLPGEGSIIIQYIDKYRLMLNDARENMLKFAAKETDEFFIIEELFHEIMTNLNELSDSHLGSHFLSHFNFIEDYRNANEEYKDLYWKINTFSFETVLLKERIYLSKVRSTLAKLYHLRIKWIELIGIKKHAVFMNSSIPVTYWLEEPSMSKAYWEFFVS is encoded by the coding sequence ATGCGGATTAGATGCAAAGACGCTGATATTATACTTTCAAAAAATGAACAGGCGTACCAGACCATTATTAAGAATATGAAAAGGGACAGTCACCTATATATATCGACATTTAATTTCAATATGCCAGACGAATTTGATGAACTTCTCATCAAAAAAATTGAGTATGTCAATGATTTAAAGGTGATTTTTAATGTCTATCATTTTGATGGTAATGTGGACAAGAAAACTAATCAACTTTTAACAAAATCACTGAAGAAAAATCCATTTGTTCAGTTTTTTTATGATAATAGCAATCATTCTAAAATAGTTAGTAATGGTAAGTTAATGTACATTGGTAGTTCCAATGTAACTTTAAATGCTAAAAACAATTTTGAAGCAGGAGTTATTATTGACGATATTGAAGCTATTAAACAAGTAGAATATGAAGTTTTTGATTTAGCATACCTTAGATGTACTTCAATTTTTACAGAACCAGTTTTTCCTATAATTATTCCCTTTCTAATGATTTCACAAGAATGCGATAAAGCATTTAATTACATGGAATATCTTATTGACTGCTTTAAAAGTTCAAGTTTAATCAGTGAGGATGATTTACCTGGGGAAGGTTCCATTATTATTCAATATATCGACAAGTATCGTCTGATGTTAAATGATGCTCGTGAAAATATGTTAAAATTCGCGGCTAAGGAAACCGATGAGTTTTTTATTATTGAGGAGTTATTTCACGAAATAATGACGAATCTTAATGAATTATCTGATAGCCACTTAGGTTCACATTTTCTTTCTCATTTCAATTTTATTGAAGATTACAGGAATGCAAATGAAGAATACAAGGATCTTTATTGGAAAATAAACACTTTTAGTTTTGAGACAGTATTATTAAAAGAACGTATATACTTATCAAAAGTGAGGTCAACTCTAGCTAAGCTTTATCACTTAAGGATAAAATGGATAGAATTGATTGGAATAAAAAAACATGCTGTATTTATGAACTCGAGCATCCCAGTTACATATTGGCTTGAGGAACCGTCAATGTCGAAAGCGTATTGGGAATTCTTTGTCTCTTAG
- a CDS encoding sigma-70 family RNA polymerase sigma factor: MKLAGSINKGNFPKDPSQALEQLMESFGSTIMRTAYFYTGDQHLAEDISQEVFLRAYRNWNSFRGESAVKTWLTTIAINVCRDKMGVRMFTEQPTDPSLMERGRIFNVEEEALKRLQKSEILRHMLRLPLPYQEALYLYYYLDLDTREIAKATSSPEGTVRNRLHRAREALAREMRKEETADDGHGA, from the coding sequence GTGAAGCTGGCCGGCTCGATTAACAAGGGAAATTTCCCGAAAGATCCCTCTCAAGCTCTAGAGCAGCTGATGGAAAGCTTTGGCTCGACGATCATGCGCACCGCTTATTTTTATACCGGAGATCAGCATCTCGCCGAGGATATCAGTCAGGAGGTATTTCTTCGCGCTTATCGCAATTGGAACTCGTTTCGTGGAGAGAGCGCTGTTAAAACCTGGTTGACGACGATCGCTATCAACGTTTGCCGGGATAAGATGGGCGTGCGAATGTTTACGGAACAGCCGACCGATCCGAGCTTGATGGAGCGGGGACGGATATTCAACGTGGAAGAAGAAGCGCTTAAAAGATTGCAGAAAAGCGAGATTTTGCGGCATATGCTGCGTCTGCCTCTGCCGTATCAAGAGGCTTTGTATTTATATTATTATCTGGATTTGGACACACGGGAAATTGCGAAAGCGACGTCGTCGCCAGAGGGTACCGTGAGAAACAGACTGCACCGGGCGCGCGAGGCGTTGGCTCGGGAAATGCGCAAGGAGGAGACAGCCGATGACGGACATGGAGCGTAA
- a CDS encoding DUF4367 domain-containing protein: MTDMERNLRQNLQKELDDMLFSKMELSDNVKQKIRKEAATEKRSSRRFVLPKAWLAGAAALVAAVVIVTGLPMLQEPAAVPTPTDHSPGIVLPGNGGATGSELSQLITTPLETAEAAKAAFGSGVLVPQVAPEGFKLAEIVGVGMKDQPLRDLNFTYGSGDKTVTFSASRMPAAFPTDLFTQTKVGGADGFIFEQAEFTELFWEVDGIQYGVSGPISGDEAMKVAESVEP; the protein is encoded by the coding sequence ATGACGGACATGGAGCGTAATTTACGTCAAAATTTGCAAAAGGAGTTGGATGATATGTTGTTTTCTAAAATGGAATTGAGCGATAACGTTAAACAGAAGATCAGGAAGGAAGCCGCCACGGAGAAAAGAAGCAGCCGCCGCTTCGTTCTTCCGAAAGCCTGGCTTGCAGGAGCGGCAGCGCTGGTCGCGGCAGTCGTCATAGTGACGGGATTGCCGATGCTGCAAGAACCCGCCGCAGTCCCGACGCCTACGGATCATTCGCCTGGAATCGTGCTGCCCGGAAACGGAGGAGCCACAGGTTCGGAGTTGTCCCAATTGATTACAACTCCGTTAGAAACGGCGGAGGCAGCGAAAGCAGCTTTCGGCTCCGGTGTGCTTGTTCCTCAAGTCGCCCCGGAAGGCTTCAAGCTGGCTGAGATCGTCGGCGTGGGAATGAAGGACCAACCGCTCAGAGATTTAAACTTCACATACGGCTCGGGTGATAAGACGGTGACATTCAGCGCGAGCCGTATGCCGGCCGCGTTCCCGACGGACCTGTTCACACAGACCAAAGTGGGCGGAGCGGACGGCTTTATTTTCGAGCAAGCCGAGTTCACGGAGCTGTTCTGGGAGGTTGACGGCATTCAGTATGGCGTGTCCGGTCCGATTTCGGGCGACGAGGCCATGAAGGTAGCCGAATCGGTGGAGCCTTAA
- a CDS encoding S8 family serine peptidase, with protein MLGTRKRNDYKGEITITHTYSQLKKTLSVALASTLLLSLSTLSNGAYASEIGQPSPTSTSFSNTAASIFEEKIVVKLKQQAFLPSKEGKLQLQQEVSPLSAVPELSFDPLISQQFLPSANKGITDSPFASVFDRYYYSKIPAGADVEQLVQKLRSLSLVEEAYLSKKPELANTPFPNTTTVLPENDPRFSLQRYAQADPLGINAPYAWQFEGGDGKGTQWADIEWSWALNHEDLAAHNIQILPGGINDGDGSHGTAVLGVVSAVDNAIGNIGLANKATPIVSSLVRSGGAAEAILAATQVLAPGDVILLEIQIGFGGPWLPIETQPAEFDAIQYATSLGIVVVEAGANGGADLDQYQHWDNKYIYNRDLPDFKDSGAILVGAGSSTAPHYRLDFSSHGNRIDVFGIGENVATLGATSTASTTGYTDYFNGTSSASPVVVGAILQLQGIAKANFGEPYSPAEIRRILRWLPFNTPTSDMANDRIGTLPNLKQIISNLPTPGAVPNDTEAPLAPTNLVVSTITDTVNLNWTASTDNVGLIGYDIYVNNDPFPKARTTSNSATISGLTSGSYTFTVKARDGFSNLSTENNSVTVQVDASFTPWSASSVYVKDDIVSYDGVKYKAKWWTQNQRPDLNSNLYDVWTVLGPY; from the coding sequence GTGCTCGGAACTAGAAAAAGAAACGATTACAAAGGAGAGATTACGATTACACATACTTATTCCCAATTAAAAAAAACGTTGTCCGTCGCTCTAGCCTCGACCTTGCTTTTATCATTAAGTACTTTGTCAAATGGAGCATACGCTTCAGAAATTGGACAGCCCTCTCCGACGAGTACATCATTCTCAAATACTGCAGCTTCAATATTCGAAGAAAAAATTGTTGTCAAACTTAAACAACAAGCCTTCCTTCCAAGTAAAGAAGGAAAACTTCAATTGCAACAAGAAGTATCGCCGCTATCAGCTGTCCCAGAATTATCGTTTGACCCGCTAATCTCGCAGCAATTTTTACCGTCAGCTAACAAAGGCATTACTGATAGTCCGTTTGCATCCGTGTTTGATCGCTATTATTATTCCAAGATTCCTGCTGGCGCTGACGTCGAACAGTTGGTTCAAAAGTTGCGAAGCTTGTCGCTCGTTGAGGAAGCGTATTTAAGCAAAAAACCAGAATTAGCCAATACACCTTTTCCGAACACAACAACTGTCCTGCCAGAAAACGATCCACGCTTCTCATTACAAAGATATGCGCAAGCAGATCCTCTTGGTATTAACGCTCCGTATGCTTGGCAATTTGAAGGTGGCGATGGCAAAGGCACCCAGTGGGCCGATATCGAGTGGAGTTGGGCATTAAATCATGAAGATCTAGCCGCTCATAACATACAGATTTTGCCAGGCGGCATTAATGATGGAGATGGTAGTCACGGTACGGCTGTGCTCGGGGTTGTATCCGCGGTTGACAATGCTATCGGCAATATCGGACTAGCTAACAAAGCAACGCCCATTGTATCCTCTTTAGTTCGTTCAGGTGGCGCAGCAGAAGCCATTTTAGCGGCCACACAAGTATTAGCTCCGGGTGACGTTATTCTGCTCGAAATACAGATCGGTTTTGGCGGTCCTTGGTTACCTATCGAAACACAGCCAGCAGAGTTTGATGCAATCCAATATGCAACAAGCTTAGGTATTGTCGTTGTAGAAGCGGGAGCCAACGGTGGTGCTGATCTTGATCAGTACCAGCATTGGGATAATAAATACATCTACAATCGGGATCTCCCAGATTTCAAAGATTCTGGAGCAATACTTGTAGGAGCGGGATCATCAACTGCGCCTCACTACAGACTCGACTTTAGTAGCCATGGCAATCGAATCGACGTTTTCGGTATTGGTGAGAACGTTGCTACCTTAGGTGCAACAAGTACGGCTTCGACAACTGGTTATACCGACTATTTCAATGGAACATCTTCCGCTTCACCTGTCGTTGTAGGCGCGATTCTACAACTGCAAGGGATTGCTAAAGCTAATTTCGGCGAGCCGTATTCGCCAGCTGAAATTCGTAGAATACTGAGATGGTTACCGTTCAATACTCCGACTTCCGATATGGCAAATGATAGAATCGGCACCCTACCTAATTTGAAGCAAATTATATCAAATTTACCTACGCCAGGTGCCGTACCTAACGACACAGAAGCACCACTAGCACCAACCAATCTAGTTGTTAGTACGATCACTGACACAGTTAACTTGAATTGGACAGCTTCTACAGACAATGTTGGATTGATCGGTTATGACATTTATGTGAATAACGATCCATTTCCAAAAGCAAGAACGACTAGCAACTCCGCTACGATCAGTGGATTAACAAGCGGTTCATATACATTTACTGTCAAGGCTCGGGATGGCTTTAGTAATTTGTCTACGGAAAATAACTCGGTGACGGTTCAAGTTGACGCTTCCTTTACTCCATGGAGCGCTTCCTCCGTTTATGTTAAAGATGACATTGTTTCTTATGACGGAGTGAAGTATAAAGCCAAATGGTGGACGCAAAATCAACGTCCCGATCTGAATAGTAATCTCTACGATGTTTGGACTGTGCTCGGTCCTTACTAA